A window of the Syntrophorhabdales bacterium genome harbors these coding sequences:
- a CDS encoding transketolase, which yields MAFDQETLTNEEIGRLKELARLAKGDIVKMTRLAGSGHPGGSMSSLDMYLVVFSHANLSGAIRDRVIVSHGHTSPGVYAALARLGHLPVDEVIAFFRKTGSPFEGHVVRGLPFIDWSTGNLGQGLSAGCGFALGSKLKKEDGHVYVLMSDGEQAKGQVAEARRFAKKYCLDNITVLIDYNRIQISGCVDDVMPVNIIENYLADGWDVLEVDGHDAGELYAALRKARQTQVPTCILANTVIGKGVPFMEGKAEYHGRALNDKEYPEALVALGIDDDFALYKEKRKGVPQWKPQAGERDGASSLITGVPFTYSDADGLDNRSAFGKALKDLADKNIPGGKLIAAFDCDLASSVKTSDFCKCSPDQFFQCGVQEHNAATIAGALSAAGVVTFFADFGVFALDETYNQHRLNDINKTNLKVVGTHLGLDVGQDGKTHQCIDYIGLTRNLYNFRAIIPADTNQVDRVTRYIASTNGNFFIGTGRGKWPIIHGEKGAPFFGNGYEFKYGTMDVIRTGKDAAVITYGGMLGKALAIRENLAKEGVSLAVVNMACVDEVDEQVMQGLLGVKGIFTYEDHNPATGIMPPIAYYLLQKGYKGKVESFGVKAYGKSGETEELFKAEGLDVESMTQALLAAVK from the coding sequence ATGGCATTTGATCAGGAAACGTTGACGAATGAAGAGATAGGACGGCTTAAAGAGCTTGCGCGCTTGGCGAAAGGCGACATAGTCAAAATGACGCGATTGGCAGGCTCAGGTCATCCCGGCGGCTCCATGTCCTCGCTGGACATGTATTTGGTTGTTTTTTCTCACGCAAACCTCAGCGGCGCGATCAGGGATCGGGTGATCGTCAGCCATGGTCACACGTCACCAGGCGTCTACGCCGCTCTTGCGAGGCTTGGCCATCTGCCGGTCGATGAAGTCATAGCTTTCTTTCGAAAAACAGGCAGCCCGTTTGAGGGGCACGTGGTGCGGGGATTGCCGTTCATTGACTGGTCAACAGGAAACCTTGGTCAAGGCCTCTCCGCGGGGTGTGGTTTCGCCCTCGGCTCCAAGCTGAAGAAAGAGGACGGGCATGTCTACGTGCTGATGAGCGACGGAGAGCAGGCAAAAGGGCAAGTCGCAGAGGCGAGAAGATTTGCGAAGAAGTACTGCCTTGACAACATCACGGTTCTGATCGATTACAACCGCATTCAGATCAGCGGGTGCGTGGATGATGTGATGCCCGTCAATATAATTGAGAACTACCTCGCCGACGGATGGGATGTTCTCGAAGTGGACGGTCATGACGCGGGCGAGCTGTATGCGGCATTGCGCAAGGCGCGGCAGACGCAAGTCCCCACGTGCATCCTTGCGAATACGGTCATTGGTAAGGGTGTCCCGTTCATGGAAGGCAAGGCCGAATACCACGGCAGAGCCTTGAATGACAAGGAATATCCTGAGGCTCTCGTCGCTCTTGGAATAGACGATGATTTTGCGCTCTACAAGGAAAAACGTAAAGGAGTGCCCCAATGGAAGCCTCAGGCCGGCGAAAGAGATGGTGCGAGCAGCCTCATTACAGGTGTTCCTTTTACCTACTCTGATGCAGACGGGCTTGATAACCGATCGGCTTTCGGTAAGGCGCTCAAGGATCTGGCGGATAAGAATATCCCTGGAGGTAAGCTCATCGCCGCCTTCGACTGCGATCTTGCGAGTTCTGTGAAAACGTCCGATTTTTGCAAGTGCTCGCCTGACCAGTTCTTTCAATGCGGCGTGCAGGAGCATAATGCAGCTACCATCGCCGGCGCCCTGTCGGCCGCTGGAGTGGTAACGTTCTTCGCTGACTTCGGCGTGTTTGCACTGGATGAAACCTATAACCAGCACAGGCTGAATGATATCAACAAGACTAATCTCAAAGTGGTGGGGACGCACCTGGGTCTTGATGTGGGACAGGACGGCAAGACTCACCAATGCATCGACTACATAGGTCTTACGCGCAACCTTTACAACTTCAGGGCAATAATACCTGCTGACACGAATCAGGTGGACCGGGTTACCAGATACATCGCTTCCACAAACGGCAACTTCTTCATCGGAACAGGAAGAGGCAAATGGCCCATCATCCACGGTGAGAAGGGCGCGCCCTTTTTTGGAAACGGATACGAGTTCAAGTACGGCACAATGGATGTGATCAGAACCGGTAAAGATGCTGCCGTCATCACGTATGGAGGTATGCTGGGGAAAGCGCTGGCAATAAGAGAAAATTTGGCAAAAGAGGGCGTATCTCTGGCTGTGGTGAACATGGCCTGCGTCGACGAAGTCGATGAACAGGTAATGCAGGGGCTTCTCGGCGTTAAGGGAATCTTCACGTACGAAGACCACAATCCCGCGACCGGCATCATGCCCCCGATCGCGTACTACCTGTTGCAAAAAGGGTATAAAGGAAAAGTGGAAAGCTTCGGCGTAAAGGCGTACGGAAAATCAGGCGAGACGGAAGAGCTCTTCAAGGCCGAAGGCCTGGACGTGGAGTCGATGACTCAAGCGCTGCTCGCAGCGGTGAAGTAA
- the nth gene encoding endonuclease III, translating to MKKDVKGIFEKLKKMHGKPRAELNFSSPLELVVAAILAAQCTDERVNRVTESLFKKYRKPKDYTKVSDAELEEDVKPTGFFRNKARSLKNFADDIEKRFGGRVPEDVETLVTIKGIGRKTANMVAGLAFGKPAIIADTHLIRVSQRIGLTKEHEPDKIEIDLKRIVPQDWWTDFSLLITLHGRYICIARKPDCPRCLLQKECDFYQAAVKAGK from the coding sequence ATGAAAAAGGATGTTAAGGGTATCTTCGAAAAATTAAAGAAGATGCATGGCAAGCCCAGAGCCGAGCTAAATTTTTCCAGCCCGCTGGAACTGGTGGTTGCAGCGATTCTTGCGGCGCAGTGCACAGATGAGCGTGTCAACAGGGTGACCGAGTCTCTCTTCAAGAAGTACCGGAAGCCAAAGGACTACACAAAAGTATCTGATGCTGAGCTTGAGGAAGACGTGAAGCCGACGGGCTTTTTCAGAAACAAGGCCCGGAGTCTCAAGAATTTTGCCGATGACATAGAGAAAAGGTTTGGCGGGCGCGTACCCGAAGACGTGGAGACGCTCGTTACCATCAAAGGCATAGGCAGAAAGACTGCCAACATGGTGGCAGGTCTCGCCTTCGGCAAGCCCGCGATAATAGCGGACACGCACCTGATACGTGTATCGCAGAGAATAGGGCTCACCAAAGAACATGAACCCGACAAAATAGAAATAGATCTGAAGAGAATAGTGCCTCAAGATTGGTGGACAGATTTTTCTTTGCTTATTACCCTGCATGGCAGGTATATTTGTATCGCCCGCAAGCCGGATTGTCCGCGGTGCCTTCTGCAGAAGGAATGCGATTTTTACCAGGCCGCCGTCAAAGCGGGCAAGTAA